Part of the Maridesulfovibrio sp. genome, GAAGCCTTTAAATTTCCGATCAATAATTTGTTTAACAAATGCGGGGCAACTGCTCTCCTTCCAACATATTGAGCAGCCTCTTGCCTCCGAGCGGGGTAATAAGAACAACCTTGCCCGGATTAGCATCTGTGATGGTGCCGACCTGACAGGCATTCTTGCCCAATTCATCTGCACGCATAATTTCAAGGGCCTGCTCAGCATATTCCTGCGGCAAAATACACAAGAATTTACCTTCATTGGCAAGATACAGAGGATCAAGCCCAAGGAAAGAACAACCGCCAGCAACTTCGGGGAGGACCGGAATAGTTGACTCTTCCAGCTCACAACATACGTTTGAAGAAACGGTTATTTCATTCAATGTGGTAGCCAATCCGCCACGGGTAGGATCACGCAGAACATGAATATCCGGGATTTCCTGCACCAGTTTGACTAAAAGATGATTCAAAGCAGCGCTGTCACTCTTTACATTGGATTCAAGGGAAAGGCCTTCACGGGTACCGAGAATGGTCAGTCCGTGATCCCCCATGGTTCCGCTGACAAGTACTGCATCGCCAACCGCAGCGCGGTCTCCGCTGGGAGCAGGATCAGCAATAATTTCGCCGACTCCGGTAGTATTGATAAAAATCTTATCGACCATACCCTTAGGCACAACCTTGGTGTCGCCGGTAACAATATTGACACCGGCATGCCTGCAGGCTTCACCCATTGATTTTACGATTTTTTCCAGATCATCCATGGGCAGACCTTCTTCAATAATATAAGCGCAAGTCATGTAGCGGGGAATTGCACCGAGCATAGCCACATCATTAACTGTTCCATGAACAGCCAGAGAACCGATATCTCCGCCGGGAAAAAAGATCGGATCAACGGTGAAGCTGTCAGTACTCATTGAAATCTGCCCTTTCAAGGTCAAGGTGGCAGCATCATTAAGCCTGTCCAGTTCATCATTGGCAAAATGCTTGAGAAAAAGTTCGGAAATAAGCCTTTGGGAAGCCCTTCCGCCGGAACCGTAATCGAGTAAAACTTTATCTGAGGACATATTAATCTACTTTGTATTTGAAGTAAGCGGCACAGCTGCCTTCAGTTGAAACCATACAGGGGCCTACCGGTTTGGCGGGAGTACAAACTTTCCCGAACAGAGGACATTTCTCAGGAGTCATCTTACCCTTCAAAACTTCCCCGCATTTACAACCCTTAAGCGGAGGACATTCACCTATACTGAGATCGAAAATCTTCTTGGCATCATATTTTTCATACTCTGCCCTGAACTCTAGTCCGCTTCCGGGAATCATTCCAATACCGCGCCAAAGGGCATCAGATTCCTCAAAAACCTGATACATAACTTCGACAGCCTTAGGGTTGCCGTTCTCGGAAACACCGCGAACATACTGATTCTGAATAGGCGGATTCTCTTGTCTGGAGGCCCGGACCATCATCAATAATGCCTGCAGGATATCGACAGGATCGAAACCGGTTACTACAGAAGGTTTGCCGTATTTTTCTCCGATAAAATCATAGGGATGAATTCCGATAACAGTAGAAACATGACCGGGCAGAATAAATCCGTCGATACGTGTTTCCGGATCGGAGATAAGAACATCCAGCGCAGGCGGAACCAGCTTATGGAAAGAAAGTACTTTAAAATTTTCAAGTCCCTGCTGTTGGGCCATGAGCACCGTGGCAGCAATGGTCGGAGCTGTTGTTTCAAAACCAACACCCAGAAAAACAACAGTACTGTCAGGATTATTCCGCGCAAGCTCCAAGGCATCAAAAGGAGAATAAATAATCTCCACCCGTGCTCCATCTGCCTGAGCATTCTTCAAACAGTGTCCTTTGTCGCCGGGAACTTTAATCAGATCGCCGAAAGTGGCAACAATAACCCCCTCCTTCCCTGCGAGGTCCAGAAAAGCATTTACCTCGGATTCATGCGTCACACATACAGGACAGCCGGGACCACTGAGGTGGACAACCTCTTTCGGCAGAACCGAATGCAGCCCGCTGCGAAAAATGGAAACAGTATGTGTCCCGCAGACCTCCATGAACCGTATCTCCCCATCCAGCTCGTCCCGCAAACAAGCCAGAAGTTCCTTGCACAGTTCAGGGTCGTTAAATTTATCCAAAATCTCAAGCGACAAGGAGCACCCCCAAAGTTAACATTTCCACAAACAGGTTATACTTTCAACACACAGATATAACCTTGTTATTCATAAAGCTTTTGTTCTCATTATACCCATTCACGTTTACTAACAAGCCTGTTGCTGCGGATATTTCAAGCTGCAAAAAAAGGCTCCGCCAAATACGACGGAGCCTTAATAAAATCGAAACGCTGTAGCTGAAGGCTATTTCAGGCAACGGTTAATAACTTCGTTAAATTCTTCTTTATCAATCGGTTTGGGCAGAAAATATGTCGCCCCTAGTGCCAATAAATTTGAAATATCCGATACCCCGACAACAGCTGACATAATCACAATAGGCAAATCCATAAACTGAGAATCACCTCTAAGGGTCTGCACCAGCTGACGTCCATCCATTTCCGGCATCATTATGTCTGTGACCAGCACATCGAAATGGTTTTCTGCTTTCAATGCTTCATAAGCATGTTTACCGTGAGGGCTGACAAAAGCAATATGTCCTAGATCAGAAACAAATCTAGCGGCAAGCTTCTGAGAGATTTTATCGTCTTCGGCAATCAATATTTTATACATGAACCCCTCTTCATTTTATTTATCGATTCTGTAATGCCTAAGCCAAATGAGCAGTATTTGTAAAGAACTATCCAATATCAAAAAGAAATGCATTCCATTCAAAATTTATGGACCTGAACTTTCTAATATTGTAACTTACTAAAATAAGAACTTAAACATCTTTAATATAATTTTTTTCAGGAGCCACTATCATGGCAAAGACAGAAATCCTGCTCGAAACCGGCACCAACGAACTTGAAATCCTTGAATTTTATATCGACCTACCCGCATCTGATGATGGACCGGAAGAAAGATGCCATTTCGGGGTCAACGTTGCCAAAGTCATGCAGGTAATTGAAAGCCCGGACTTAGAACATCCTGAGTCGGCTGAGCATCCTTGCTTTATGGGAACAATTCCCCTGCGTAATCATATTCTCCCTGTACTGGACCTTGCAGTATGGCTGGGAATGGAGCGCAAAAAGCAAAAATACGACATCGTTATCGTGACCGAATTCAGCCAGACCGTATCTGGTTTTCAGGTCAGCGGTGTTACCGAGATCCATCGTGTCGGCTGGCAACAGGTCCTTTCGCCTGACAAATTCATGAGCAGTTACGATGACAGCTGCATTGTCGGAATAGTTGAACGCGAAGATCGTTTCATCCAATTACTGGACCTCGAATCCATACTGGCAGACCTTGACCCCACTCTCGGCGGTGATTTTGATGCACCTTCGGCTGTTGCCACTGAAGCATACAATGCTTTGGTCTGCGACGACTCTCCAACTATCCGGGCCATGCTCGACAAGAGCCTTGAAAAGGCCAACTTCAGGCATACCATCGTTCATAATGGCGAAGAAGCAAGGAACACCCTGCAAAACATCAAACTTCTTGCCAAACAGGAAAATCGGCCAATCAAAGATTACGTTGAAATAGTAATCTCCGACATTGAGATGCCGCTTATGGATGGGTTCAGCCTTACCAAATGGATAAGGGATGATCAGGATCTTAAAGATCTCCCCATTATTCTCTATTCCTCCATCATCACTAAAGAACTCCGCCACAAAGGAGACTCAGTCGGTGCTGATGAACAGATTTCAAAACCGGACCTGCATTTACTGCCGGAAAAAGCAATCAAGCTGATTGAAACTCGTAAGCCCCATTAATCATCCCGTTCTCTTCAAAACACAAACATTAACGGTTCGCAGCAATGTGAACCGTTTTTTGTTGCATGAATCCGAATGTGACAATATCTTCCCATTTCGAAATGATATTCAATTAAAAATTTATCCCCCTTACAGAGGAGAATTATATGGAAGATGTAAGAGTTTACGGAGATGTCCATGGCTTATCCGAAAAAGATTTCGAGGATATAAAAATGGAACTGCCGTTTGAAAAAATTGTTTACAAGGACAAAGTTTTGAACGTCGATTACGAAGGACATTACATCGATATCGACGACTTTCTTGAAGAGATGGTAAAACGATTGCCGCCGGAAGGATGGGCAAAAGTAGATTTCATCGACCATGTAGAATGGCAATTGATCCGCTACGAAATCGAGAACAACATAATGACCTCACGTATCGTCAATGTGGACGCGGTTCTTGAACCGACAAAGAATGAAGCAGGTCAGAGATAAATGAGTAAAAAAGCCCGTCTGTTCATCAACAGACGGGCTTAAATTTTTTTGTACTTTCTGAAAACTAATAATTAATAATTCGAACAGCAGCAGCCTTGGGCGCCGTGTCTTCGTCTATCACTTCAAAGACGACTTTTTCCCCTACGTTCAAAGTCTTGAATCCATCACGAAGCACTTCGGAATAATGGACATAGATATCCCTTCCGGCCTCATCAACTATAAAGCCGAATCCCTTGATATCGTTGAACCAGCTGACTACCCCTTTTACACTCATAAAGACCTCATCAATCGGATCAAGACTGAAAGATGCTGCAAAAATTATTTCATACGG contains:
- a CDS encoding cold shock domain-containing protein codes for the protein MSVKGVVSWFNDIKGFGFIVDEAGRDIYVHYSEVLRDGFKTLNVGEKVVFEVIDEDTAPKAAAVRIINY
- the hypE gene encoding hydrogenase expression/formation protein HypE, with product MSSDKVLLDYGSGGRASQRLISELFLKHFANDELDRLNDAATLTLKGQISMSTDSFTVDPIFFPGGDIGSLAVHGTVNDVAMLGAIPRYMTCAYIIEEGLPMDDLEKIVKSMGEACRHAGVNIVTGDTKVVPKGMVDKIFINTTGVGEIIADPAPSGDRAAVGDAVLVSGTMGDHGLTILGTREGLSLESNVKSDSAALNHLLVKLVQEIPDIHVLRDPTRGGLATTLNEITVSSNVCCELEESTIPVLPEVAGGCSFLGLDPLYLANEGKFLCILPQEYAEQALEIMRADELGKNACQVGTITDANPGKVVLITPLGGKRLLNMLEGEQLPRIC
- a CDS encoding chemotaxis protein, giving the protein MAKTEILLETGTNELEILEFYIDLPASDDGPEERCHFGVNVAKVMQVIESPDLEHPESAEHPCFMGTIPLRNHILPVLDLAVWLGMERKKQKYDIVIVTEFSQTVSGFQVSGVTEIHRVGWQQVLSPDKFMSSYDDSCIVGIVEREDRFIQLLDLESILADLDPTLGGDFDAPSAVATEAYNALVCDDSPTIRAMLDKSLEKANFRHTIVHNGEEARNTLQNIKLLAKQENRPIKDYVEIVISDIEMPLMDGFSLTKWIRDDQDLKDLPIILYSSIITKELRHKGDSVGADEQISKPDLHLLPEKAIKLIETRKPH
- a CDS encoding response regulator; amino-acid sequence: MYKILIAEDDKISQKLAARFVSDLGHIAFVSPHGKHAYEALKAENHFDVLVTDIMMPEMDGRQLVQTLRGDSQFMDLPIVIMSAVVGVSDISNLLALGATYFLPKPIDKEEFNEVINRCLK
- the hypD gene encoding hydrogenase formation protein HypD — translated: MSLEILDKFNDPELCKELLACLRDELDGEIRFMEVCGTHTVSIFRSGLHSVLPKEVVHLSGPGCPVCVTHESEVNAFLDLAGKEGVIVATFGDLIKVPGDKGHCLKNAQADGARVEIIYSPFDALELARNNPDSTVVFLGVGFETTAPTIAATVLMAQQQGLENFKVLSFHKLVPPALDVLISDPETRIDGFILPGHVSTVIGIHPYDFIGEKYGKPSVVTGFDPVDILQALLMMVRASRQENPPIQNQYVRGVSENGNPKAVEVMYQVFEESDALWRGIGMIPGSGLEFRAEYEKYDAKKIFDLSIGECPPLKGCKCGEVLKGKMTPEKCPLFGKVCTPAKPVGPCMVSTEGSCAAYFKYKVD